A DNA window from Lachancea thermotolerans CBS 6340 chromosome G complete sequence contains the following coding sequences:
- the PIG1 gene encoding protein phosphatase regulator PIG1 (weakly similar to uniprot|P28006 Saccharomyces cerevisiae YOR178C GAC1 Regulatory subunit for Glc7p (protein phosphatase I) for glycogen synthesis regulatory role also predicted for glucose repression and ion homeostasis potential Cdc28p substrate) has product MDAESALVDTLRHVATPARGKTRGDGAVEKINIYDLVTWTRRREPSPEAAESPAPAAPASPAGPARFCAPPASAAPTSVASSSSAHSASTATAGESPALPPPAAPVPSTLASALAPLASVAALVTPASPAPAASLATLRPSLKARPSHGHTFSGASGSSGSLKNVRFAHQLTTVKRFDTRSEPMSISTENSPRPSPRLAPFKTFSLGAGDDEEDCEESGSDDDQFWFGTALSRTKLPLDDIQKGPKVGTAALNLFDSALYSESDCDSISDCEIDLSYSEPSGVPALKRTAALPAAIGKGTTTSESQAAVSSLSFGRGGAPAPSQPRFAVTRWHLASSDIEPLVTRRAIDLQSHILAHLQGHNIKLNRISACLDTKKIQGLIYVTNLNFEKALEIKFTFNNWKDIHYVSAYHHRSVTDAIDEFKFTIHLSGLSFFMQSKKLLFCDPNMYETCCPLSMELCCRYDVNGETYYDNNSYNNYHVNLQAFTKPIVRRDSCSVPNLPSLESELLPRQTSSSCTLTSENAQKESRAPQTKSFGNDFLVTTTMSHKKPKPSKTTSGRQFSDDTDYFNTSPLKHLFHNDTTLVKPSRINEVTFDATPTSPMHFLFGEDLSDKHYTHSSPPTTLLRSPDRKDAAQASGTPMGYSRLDATPDSTSSSVDTSSSSSIASQKPRSLQEFAPSGMEKNLYLAATEPQHEQKPIPDSSSSSVDYDTLRKTYCFYNSKECSDAPIDPKPSFWTRHASSPRNSPPVGSPKVEDRWML; this is encoded by the coding sequence ATGGACGCCGAGTCCGCGCTCGTAGATACCTTGAGGCACGTGGCGACCCCCGCGCGGGGCAAGACGCGCGGTGATGGCGCGGTCGAAAAGATCAACATATACGATCTGGTCACGTGGACGCGGCGGCGCGAGCCGTCGCCCGAGGCTGCCGAGTCCCCAGCGCCGGCAGCGCCCGCGAGCCCCGCGGGCCCCGCTCGCTTCTGCGCGCCGCCCGCCAGCGCGGCCCCAACCAGTGTCGCAAGTTCTTCCTCCGCGCACAGCGCCTCCACTGCCACAGCGGGCGAGAGCCCGGCGCTTCCGCCGCCGGCTGCGCCTGTGCCCTCCACGCTCGCGTCTGCACTAGCGCCGCTGGCGTCGGTTGCGGCCTTGGTGACGCCCGCGTCACCTGCCCCTGCGGCTTCCTTGGCAACTCTGCGGCCCTCGCTCAAGGCGAGGCCTTCGCACGGCCACACGTTCTCCGGGGCCTCGGGCTCCAGCGGCTCCTTGAAAAACGTGCGGTTCGCACACCAGCTCACCACCGTTAAGCGCTTTGACACGCGCTCCGAGCCCATGTCAATCTCGACCGAAAACTCGCCTCGGCCCTCACCACGACTTGCGCCCTTCAAGACATTCAGCCTGGGCGCGGgtgacgacgaagaagactgtGAAGAAAGCGGAAGTGACGATGACCAGTTCTGGTTTGGCACTGCGCTATCCCGCACCAAGCTCCCTCTCGACGACATTCAGAAAGGCCCCAAAGTTGGTACCGCTGCGCTCAATCTGTTCGATTCGGCGCTTTACAGCGAGAGTGACTGTGACAGCATCAGCGATTGCGAGATCGATCTGTCGTACTCAGAGCCTAGTGGTGTTCCCGCGTTGAAGCGGACAGCAGCGCTTCCCGCAGCGATCGGGAAGGGAACCACAACCAGTGAAAGTCAAGCTGCCGTTTCATCTTTGTCATTCGGCAGAGGAGGCGCGCCTGCGCCTTCGCAACCCCGCTTCGCGGTCACCAGATGGCACCTCGCGTCCTCTGATATAGAACCACTGGTAACACGCAGGGCCATCGATCTTCAGTCCCACATTCTTGCACATTTGCAAGGCCACAACATCAAATTAAATCGCATTTCTGCCTGCTTGGATACCAAGAAGATACAGGGCCTCATTTACGTCACTAATTTGAATTTCGAAAAGGCCTTGGAGATCAAGTTTACCTTCAATAATTGGAAAGACATTCACTACGTCTCGGCTTACCATCACCGTAGTGTCACCGACGCTATAGACGAATTCAAATTCACCATTCACCTATCTGGTCTGTCTTTTTTCATGCagtccaaaaagctgttgTTTTGCGACCCTAACATGTACGAAACCTGCTGCCCTCTGTCCATGGAGCTGTGCTGCAGGTACGACGTGAACGGGGAGACCTACTACGACAACAACAGCTATAACAACTATCATGTCAACTTGCAAGCTTTTACGAAACCTATCGTGCGGAGGGACTCTTGCAGCGTTCCCAACTTGCCAAGCCTTGAGTCCGAACTGCTTCCTCGTCAAACCTCAAGCTCCTGTACGTTGACCTCGGAAAACGCCCAGAAAGAATCACGCGCTCCGCAGACTAAGTCTTTTGGCAACGACTTTTTAGTGACAACCACCATGTCCCACAAAAAGCCCAAGCCCTCGAAGACCACCTCTGGACGTCAGTTTTCCGATGACACAGACTACTTCAACACCTCGCCCCTCAAACACCTTTTCCATAACGACACAACGCTAGTGAAGCCTTCAAGGATAAACGAGGTCACTTTCGATGCTACACCAACCTCACCAAtgcattttctttttgGTGAGGACTTGTCTGACAAGCACTACACGCACAGCTCGCCGCCGACCACCTTACTCAGGTCTCCAGATCGCAAGGACGCAGCTCAAGCCTCTGGCACTCCTATGGGTTACTCGCGCTTGGATGCTACCCCCGATTCGACCTCGTCCTCTGTAGATACTagctcttcatcatcgATCGCTAGTCAAAAGCCTCGCTCATTGCAAGAGTTTGCGCCCTCGGGGATGGAAAAAAACTTATATTTGGCAGCTACTGAACCACAACACGAGCAAAAGCCGATCCCAGATTCCTCGTCCTCATCTGTGGATTACGACACTTTGAGGAAAACATATTGTTTCTATAACAGCAAGGAGTGCTCTGATGCACCTATCGATCCCAAGCCTTCGTTTTGGACTCGTCATGCCTCTTCCCCTCGCAACTCACCGCCAGTAGGGTCTCCGAAAGTTGAAGATAGGTGGATGCTCTGA
- a CDS encoding KLTH0G15334p (conserved hypothetical protein), with protein sequence MNSRSKCGPRFATMEMEADFSSQFILEGSGHPNSNSLPNALLRKDLSLKQWEDTNETEMDFDLYSIDRDNDLRPETYVSDVYEVRNTNPIVEEFVTEQMRVKGRPSSLLRFGCNQTKLFDMHASIGNSHIRKPSGAIKPESILIVKDQEPRYLEEDSHSDWDQDIPIDNPVVLEGFLRCWEACGIPDFEFDAEDMIMTVQKLSYGILQALANQGTVNRLVKAQQFSEITEDFEECWIDLLEALELEDTVKCMEADLAHQTSITAEKEKRIQSLENQVRGLERQLETQVELKQENKDLRAAVEHNTKMFQELNEKYRDVSLKLNVVQMNNDEVSIKHDVLMNENAELRHEIRTCRGTVKDRESQIKQLERTMSNDSREAKKELETSKTQCNQMAFEYKNAEMNWKHRQSMLLSDLEEKSALAEAFNQELERAKNEIEGFKNQNIVSEASLNAAKEYIEELELQNKELNQRISKLCLQVEGLVEFKNKAKAKVALLKDAKRESKQQNKKNARLIAALESRVEELATLSEVKENDNKQLFQELQQYKKSLHGAKVQTPSVLSPLKHKNAHNRRSLQLSDRRIGAF encoded by the coding sequence ATGAATAGCAGAAGCAAGTGCGGGCCTCGTTTTGCGACTATGGAAATGGAGGctgatttttcaagccagTTCATTCTTGAAGGGAGTGGTCACCCAAATTCCAACTCTCTCCCTAATGCGCTTTTGCGTAAGGACCTCTCCTTGAAGCAGTGGGAAGATACTAACGAAACTGAGATGGATTTCGACTTATATAGCATTGACCGGGACAATGACCTGAGGCCAGAAACGTACGTGTCAGATGTCTATGAGGTCAGGAATACGAACCCCATCGTCGAAGAGTTTGTGACAGAACAGATGAGAGTCAAGGGTAGACCTTCAAGTCTGCTGAGGTTCGGATGTAACcaaacaaagctttttgacatgCACGCTTCTATAGGAAACTCTCATATCAGGAAACCTTCGGGAGCGATCAAACCTGAGTCGATCCTGATCGTGAAAGACCAAGAACCGCGatatcttgaagaagattcACATTCAGACTGGGACCAAGATATACCTATAGATAACCCTGTTGTCTTGGAAGGGTTTTTGCGATGCTGGGAAGCGTGCGGTATTCCCGACTTTGAGTTTGATGCGGAAGATATGATCATGACAGTACAGAAATTGAGTTACGGCATTCTCCAAGCACTTGCCAACCAGGGAACCGTAAACAGGCTGGTAAAGGCACAACAGTTCAGCGAGATCACTGAAGACTTCGAAGAGTGTTGGATTGATCTCCTAGAGGCGTTAGAATTGGAAGATACAGTCAAGTGTATGGAAGCAGACTTAGCCCACCAAACTTCAATCACCGcagagaaggagaagcGCATCCAAAGTTTGGAGAACCAAGTCAGAGGATTAGAAAGACAGCTTGAAACCCAAGTGGAGCTAAAACAAGAGAACAAAGATTTGAGGGCAGCTGTAGAGCATAATACCAAGATGTTCCAGGAGCTAAATGAAAAGTACAGAGACGTTTCTTTGAAACTAAACGTAGTGCAAATGAACAATGACGAAGTATCTATTAAACACGATGTGCTGATGAATGAAAATGCAGAGCTCAGACATGAGATCAGAACTTGTAGGGGAACAGTGAAAGATCGCGAGAGCCAGATTAAGCAGCTAGAAAGAACAATGTCGAATGACAGCCGCGAAGCAAAAAAGGAATTGGAGACTAGCAAGACCCAGTGTAACCAAATGGCCTTTGAATACAAAAACGCGGAAATGAATTGGAAACATAGACAGTCTATGCTCTTAAGTGATCTAGAAGAAAAGTCTGCATTGGCAGAAGCTTTTAATCAAGAGCTGGAAAGAGCAAAGAATGAAATagaaggcttcaaaaaccaaaacatTGTGTCCGAAGCTAGTTTAAATGCTGCAAAAGAATACATTGAAGAGTtggagcttcaaaataagGAGCTTAACCAGAGAATTTCGAAACTTTGCTTGCAAGTTGAGGGCTTGGtagagttcaaaaacaaggctAAAGCCAAGGTAGCGTTGTTAAAAGATGCAAAGAGGGAATCtaaacaacaaaacaagaaaaatgcaCGACTTATTGCTGCATTAGAATCAAGggtcgaagagcttgccaCACTTTCTGAGGTCAAAGAGAATGACAAcaaacagctttttcaagagctacAACAATACAAAAAATCACTGCATGGGGCGAAAGTCCAAACTCCATCTGTGCTTTCACCCCTTAAACACAAGAACGCGCATAATCGCAGATCATTACAACTCTCAGATAGGAGAATTGGTGCCTTTTGA
- the YCS4 gene encoding condensin subunit YCS4 (similar to uniprot|Q06156 Saccharomyces cerevisiae YLR272C YCS4 Protein required for accurate sister chromatid segregation) produces the protein MPDFSLSEQLTKFQTSDKYGYPAVENPSSELNTVTDALAVSPELIDDNEETLESLMDLAHGFSQLQPQFQTQLTYLVSSSFGNLAQAIDGSFSGGSTNAELMAMVPQWKRQLEEYGYITHVLLHFLQNDIAAAASQNTMAKAGARTNTASSASSTSFKRTSNQIEIILSCVLKVFNLNISRMFPTTPERDLFIGLFTRPLYVLIETEQVLKMPAIKLFIIKIIGTAVKNHGQSSSTQNAILTSLTYFVHLNNFSAELLQAINDDFDFPQLTEDILRDISNKEFNSKDVKGPKSIATFLVKLSELIPRIVLRQMTLIVKLLNNSSFTLRCAVVEACGNIVIEISSKREDLELCKQSVDVLLELLEERFADSNPYVRTKAIQACLKICDLPIKFKKHRSNLVSLAVRSLQDRSSLVRRNSVKLLTRLLLTHQFDALHGTQLDLSEWETRLKEAEELLARTVEESQSDSGNALDNIIEKSVREGDEDSSEESDEDQVSRLEREAEDVPTTNSNAIFKMKLTIQYYKDAVSFIKSIHEGIERSCQLLFSRNRNEVLEVMDFFVLTDAFNVKLSKLGVRKMLHLVWMKGSNDEGTSIVAHLISCYNQLFLTPPEGFNFREKAAYIAKNLIRLTENTSAADLASLERLLGLIYEANFIDQDAINVLWAIYSSCSGEKDAFDEKQVHGSIIVLGMLSLADHQIALKGLDALLKVGLGEPGKKDLILLKYTCVAIQRMVPRSEKSVPAGIPRESEAVLKLHARITEFVDTSDYYPACEEAIKAIFAISSSPDLVGTEIIREKTMMTFGRKEDESHANNVASRTGSLSQLLFIVGQVAINAIVYLEKCETEFKRRKIDAEAHKHRGASDQPGTEAAEEHQQELEMIGGTNEDDFSDAIAFIKENELLFGEKSLLAKFGPLVEEIVSNNTKFADKMLQRTAVLCLEKFMCVSSKYCENNLPLLITIMEKSPDPIIRSNAILGLGDMAVCFNNLVDENTDFLYRRLHDGDLMVQKTCLMTVTFLILAGQVKVKGQLGQMAKCLENPDQGISDMCKLFFTELATKDNAIYNGFIDIFSSLSNDEDLGRTSFKRILKFLLSFIEKERHQKQLSEKLLVRLQKSETQKQWDDVAFVLNSLPFKSEKANAMLTEGFKMVTARN, from the coding sequence ATGCCAGATTTTAGCCTGTCTGAGCAACTCACAAAGTTTCAAACGAGCGACAAATATGGGTACCCAGCGGTTGAGAACCCTTCCAGTGAGTTGAACACTGTCACAGATGCTCTTGCAGTTTCACCCGAGCTGATTGACGATAACGAAGAAACATTAGAGAGCTTGATGGATCTTGCTCACGGTTTCTCTCAGCTCCAGCCACAATTCCAGACACAGCTTACTTATCTagtgagctcttcttttggaaACTTAGCACAAGCAATAGACGGCAGTTTTTCTGGTGGCTCAACTAACGCAGAGTTAATGGCCATGGTGCCGCAATGGAAGCGCCAACTGGAAGAGTACGGATATATCACTCATGTTTTACTGCACTTCCTTCAGAATGATattgcagcagcagcttctcaaaacacCATGGCTAAAGCTGGCGCTAGAACTAATACAGCTTCTAGCGCGAGTTCAACTTCGTTTAAGAGAACCAGCAACCAAATAGAGATCATCTTGAGCTGCGTCCTAAAAGTGTTCAATCTCAATATTTCAAGGATGTTTCCTACAACCCCAGAGAGAGATCTATTCATAGGCCTTTTCACGAGGCCGCTTTACGTGTTAATAGAAACAGAACAAGTTCTGAAGATGCCCGCTATAAAACTCTTTATCATCAAAATTATTGGGACAGCTGTTAAAAATCATGgacaaagttcaagcacaCAAAATGCGATACTGACATCTCTAACATACTTTGTTCATCTCAATAATTTCAGCGCGGAGCTTTTACAGGCTATCAATGATGACTTCGATTTCCCGCAGCTTACAGAAGACATCTTGAGAGATATCAGCAACAAAGAATTTAATTCAAAGGATGTTAAAGGCCCGAAGTCGATTGCAACTTTTCTTGTCAAGCTATCTGAACTAATACCACGCATCGTTTTGCGACAGATGACACTTATTGTtaagctgctcaacaacagTTCCTTTACATTGCGATGTGCAGTTGTAGAGGCTTGTGGCAACATAGTTATAGAGATCTCTTCCAAACGGGAAGACCTTGAACTATGCAAGCAGTCTGTGGATGTGCTACTGGAGCTACTGGAAGAAAGGTTTGCGGATTCTAATCCTTATGTGAGAACCAAAGCTATTCAAGCCTGTTTGAAAATATGCGACCTTCCCATtaaattcaagaagcacagGTCAAACCTTGTGAGTTTAGCAGTGCGCTCTCTTCAGGACCGGTCATCTTTGGTACGAAGGAATTCTGTAAAATTACTGACTAGGCTTTTGTTGACCCACCAATTTGATGCCCTGCATGGTACGCAACTTGACCTCTCTGAATGGGAGACCCGCctgaaagaagctgaagagctcctTGCCAGAACTGTAGAAGAATCTCAAAGTGATAGCGGTAACGCTCTCGATAATATAATTGAAAAAAGTGTCCGGGAGGGTGATGAAGACTCCTCCGAAGAAAGCGATGAAGATCAAGTTTCAAGGCTAGAGCGAGAGGCTGAGGACGTGCCGACAACAAACTCAAACgcaattttcaagatgaaATTAACTATTCAGTACTACAAGGACGCGGTCTCATTCATCAAAAGTATCCACGAGGGTATTGAAAGGTCTTGTCAGTtgcttttctcaagaaacagaaacgaagttcttgaagttaTGGATTTCTTCGTCTTGACTGACGCTTTCAACGTAAAATTGAGCAAGTTAGGTGTGCGAAAAATGCTTCATCTTGTTTGGATGAAAGGTTCTAACGACGAAGGAACCAGTATAGTCGCGCACTTGATTTCGTGCTATAATCAACTGTTCCTCACACCACCCGAAGGATTCAACTTCCGCGAAAAAGCTGCGTATATTGCCAAGAATTTGATACGCCTCACCGAAAATACTTCAGCGGCTGACCTCGCTTCCCTGGAAAGGCTTTTAGGTCTGATTTACGAGGCAAATTTTATAGATCAAGACGCAATCAATGTCCTATGGGCAATATACAGCAGTTGCTCTGGAGAGAAGGATGCGTTTGACGAGAAACAGGTCCACGGTTCTATTATCGTGTTAGGAATGCTCTCGCTGGCTGACCATCAGATAGCTCTAAAAGGTCTAGATgcccttttgaaagttggTCTTGGTGAACCTGGTAAAAAGGATTTGATACTTTTGAAGTACACTTGTGTTGCGATTCAACGAATGGTTCCAAGAAGCGAAAAATCAGTTCCAGCAGGGATTCCAAGAGAATCTGAAGCAGTGTTAAAATTACATGCCAGGATTACAGAGTTCGTGGATACCTCGGACTACTATCCAGCATGCGAAGAAGCAATAAAAGCTATTTTTGCCATATCTTCATCACCAGATTTGGTGGGCACAGAAATTATACGGGAAAAAACTATGATGACATTTGGCCGCAAAGAAGACGAGAGCCATGCCAATAATGTTGCCTCAAGAACTGGTTCTTTGTCGCAACTTTTATTTATTGTGGGACAGGTCGCGATAAATGCCATTGTGTACTTAGAGAAATGCGAAACTGAATTTAAAAGACGGAAAATTGATGCGGAGGCTCACAAACACAGAGGTGCATCTGACCAACCTGGCACAGAAGCTGCCGAGGAACACCAACAAGAGTTGGAGATGATCGGGGGGACAAACGAAGATGACTTCTCCGATGCCATAGCATTCATAAAGGAAAATGAGTTACTTTTCGGAGAAAAGTCACTATTAGCCAAGTTTGGACCCCTTGTTGAGGAAATAGTTTCAAATAACACGAAGTTCGCTGACAAAATGCTTCAGCGAACCGCAGTTTTGTGCCTCGAGAAATTCATGTGTGTCTCGTCAAAATACTGCGAAAACAATCTTCCCTTGCTTATTACTATTATGGAGAAATCACCAGATCCCATCATCCGTTCGAATGCCATCTTGGGTCTTGGCGATATGGCTGTGTGTTTTAACAATTTGGTGGACGAGAACACTGACTTCTTGTATCGCCGCTTGCATGATGGCGACTTGATGGTGCAAAAAACATGCCTGATGACAGTGACATTCTTGATTCTTGCCGGCCaagtcaaagtcaaagGGCAACTAGGCCAAATGGCCAAATGTCTCGAGAACCCTGATCAGGGGATCAGCGACATGTGCAAACTATTTTTCACCGAACTGGCTACAAAGGACAATGCTATTTACAATGGGTTTATTGATATTTTCAGTAGTCTTTCTAATGACGAGGACTTGGGACGGACATCGTTCAAACGAATTTTGAAGTTCCTGCTCTCTTTCATTGAAAAGGAGAGGCACCAGAAGCAGCTTAgtgagaagctgctggtgcgTCTACAAAAGTCGGAGACCCAAAAGCAATGGGACGATGTGGCGTTTGTTCTCAATAGTTTGCCGTTCAAGAGCGAGAAAGCAAATGCTATGCTCACAGAGGGGTTTAAAATGGTAACAGCCAGGAATTAG
- the HEM15 gene encoding ferrochelatase HEM15 (highly similar to uniprot|P16622 Saccharomyces cerevisiae YOR176W HEM15 Ferrochelatase a mitochondrial inner membrane protein catalyzes the insertion of ferrous iron into protoporphyrin IX the eighth and final step in the heme biosynthetic pathway Yfh1p mediates the use of iron by Hem15p): MFRAQLPAMRAFSTVGGLFQKSPTGIVFMNMGGPSTVPETRDFLYQLFSDNDLIPISRKYQPMIAKFISKFRTPKIEKQYKEIGGGSPIRKWSEYQAKRVCEILDETCPETAPHKPYVAFRYARPLTSETYERMLKDGVRKAIAFSQYPQFSYSTTGSSINELWRQIKKLDPERTINWSVIDRWPTNKGLVKAFADNITAKLQEYPEDIRKDVVLLFSAHSLPMDVINTGDAYPAEVGATVYRVMEQLKFCNPYRLVWQSQVGPKPWLGAQTADVTEWLAPSEKGLIYIPIAFTSDHIETLFEIDLEVIGESEYKDKLKRCDSLNGSETFIEGCADLVKEHLESGELYSKQLPLDFRLGRSSDTFEHPSQVFGDHSKK, encoded by the coding sequence ATGTTTAGAGCCCAGCTTCCAGCGATGCGAGCCTTCTCCACGGTGGGAGGGCTCTTCCAGAAGTCCCCTACCGGTATAGTGTTTATGAACATGGGCGGACCGTCCACGGTCCCCGAGACTCGCGACTTCCTGTACCAGCTGTTTTCCGACAACGACCTAATTCCCATTAGCCGCAAGTACCAGCCCATGATTGCCAAGTTCATTTCCAAGTTCCGCACCCCCAAAATCGAGAAGCAATACAAGGAGATTGGGGGAGGCTCCCCCATTCGCAAGTGGTCTGAGTACCAGGCTAAGCGTGTATGCGAAATCCTGGACGAAACTTGCCCCGAAACCGCGCCTCACAAGCCTTACGTCGCTTTCCGCTATGCCAGGCCCCTGACTTCCGAGACCTACGAGAGAATGCTGAAAGACGGAGTGCGCAAAGCCATTGCTTTCTCGCAGTACCCTCAGTTCTCCTACTCCACTACAGGATCCTCCATCAACGAACTCTGGAGACAAATCAAGAAACTCGACCCCGAAAGAACTATCAACTGGTCGGTTATCGACCGCTGGCCTACGAACAAGGGCCTCGTTAAGGCGTTCGCCGACAACATCACTGCCAAGCTACAAGAATACCCCGAGGACATCAGAAAGGATGTGGTCCTACTGTTTTCCGCTCACTCCCTCCCAATGGACGTCATCAACACCGGTGATGCTTATCCAGCCGAAGTCGGCGCAACCGTTTACCGCGTCATGGAGCAATTGAAATTCTGCAACCCATACAGACTGGTGTGGCAATCGCAGGTTGGGCCTAAGCCTTGGCTAGGAGCTCAAACCGCAGACGTCACTGAATGGTTGGCACCCTCTGAGAAGGGGTTGATCTACATCCCAATTGCATTCACGTCCGATCACATCGAgactctttttgaaattgatCTTGAAGTCATCGGTGAGTCTGAATACAAGGACAAGCTAAAGCGTTGTGACTCGCTCAACGGCAGTGAAACCTTTATCGAGGGCTGCGCAGACCTTGTGAAAGAGCATTTAGAAAGCGGAGAACTATATTCCAAACAGCTACCCCTTGACTTCCGGCTGGGAAGGTCTAGTGATACGTTTGAGCACCCTTCCCAGGTGTTTGGTGACCACTCCAAAAAATGA
- the ALE1 gene encoding lysophospholipid acyltransferase (similar to uniprot|Q03130 Saccharomyces cerevisiae YOR175C Hypothetical ORF), translated as MGHPIEAKILALSQRTGLDEVTLKLAICLFTSFPFNALLKRLPDHRVNLKCWYIISVAAFYLFGVLNIFTGFRTLFVSTMFTYVITRFYRSRFMPYVNFVGVMVHLAVNHLGAQFFGTADPSKVDITGAQMVLVMKLSSFAWSYHDGTNADHAHLTDHQKSRAISHHPSLLSFLAYAFFYPSLFTGPSFDFADFESWLNCEVFRDLPDARKPRRRWTTRDRNLRRQIPKCGGLVLWRIAQGIFWITLSSVLPNYISKEYMFTPEYANKSFFYKIHYLYILGFTFRLKYYAAWTMSEASCILCGLGYNGYDPKTKKIRWDRVRNIDIWKFETASNTHEGLEAWNMNTNKWLKYYVYLRVTKPGAKPGFRSTLFTFLTSAFWHGTRPGYYLSFATGALYQTCGKIYRRNLRPLFLAADGSALPTKIIYDVICFYLMKLAFGYLVQPFVILELPGSLACWRSVYFYIHLGIAATFFIFKGPFAKPVLKFIKSHHPAVVAEEKQKQQLEEAGPLGDIVKAKNLYEQEESSSNMHLGIPDADFDRFNLDEAKKEFKEFLESYEKWRSEKGLEIEEQNLQKAFENFKEEMGPGKTRRTSFSSYSPKPIQKKD; from the coding sequence ATGGGCCATCCAATAGAAGCCAAGATCTTGGCGCTCTCACAGCGCACAGGGCTGGACGAAGTGACCCTAAAGCTTGCGATATGCCTTTTTACTTCCTTTCCCTTCAACGCGCTACTGAAACGGCTGCCAGACCATAGAGTGAACCTGAAATGTTGGTACATCATTTCAGTCGCTGCGTTCTACCTTTTCGGCGTACTCAACATCTTCACGGGCTTCCGCACGCTTTTCGTCAGCACCATGTTTACCTACGTGATCACCAGGTTTTACCGCTCAAGGTTCATGCCCTACGTGAACTTTGTCGGGGTGATGGTGCATTTGGCGGTCAACCACCTTGGCGCTCAGTTTTTCGGTACGGCTGACCCCTCCAAGGTCGATATCACGGGCGCTCAAATGGTCTTGGTGATGAAGCTCTCATCTTTCGCGTGGTCGTATCACGATGGCACAAACGCGGACCACGCCCACCTCACTGACCACCAGAAGTCACGCGCAATTTCACACCATCCAAGTCTGCTTAGCTTCCTGGCGTATGCATTTTTCTATCCCTCGCTATTCACCGGTCCAAGCTTTGACTTTGCGGACTTTGAGTCGTGGCTGAACTGCGAAGTATTCCGCGACTTACCGGACGCACGCAAGCCTAGACGTAGGTGGACAACTAGAGACCGCAACCTGCGCAGACAGATCCCCAAGTGCGGAGGGCTCGTTTTGTGGCGGATTGCCCAAGGCATTTTTTGGATCACGCTGTCTTCAGTCCTTCCTAACTACATCTCGAAGGAATACATGTTTACACCGGAGTACGCTAACAAGTCCTTTTTCTACAAAATCCATTACCTTTACATTCTCGGTTTTACGTTCCGTCTCAAGTACTATGCTGCGTGGACCATGTCCGAGGCTTCCTGTATCCTTTGTGGTCTAGGCTATAATGGATACGACCCTAAGACCAAGAAAATAAGATGGGACAGGGTTCGGAACATCGACATTTGGAAGTTTGAGACCGCATCCAACACACACGAGGGCCTAGAGGCTTGGAACATGAACACGAACAAATGGTTAAAGTACTATGTTTACTTGAGGGTAACAAAGCCAGGTGCTAAACCAGGCTTCCGCAGCACGTTGTTCACTTTCCTAACGTCTGCTTTCTGGCACGGAACAAGGCCCGGATATTACTTGAGTTTTGCAACTGGCGCTTTATACCAGACATGCGGCAAAATTTACAGACGTAACCTTCGTCCGCTATTTCTCGCTGCTGATGGCTCGGCGCTCCCAACTAAGATAATCTATGATGTGATCTGCTTTTACTTGATGAAGCTTGCGTTCGGATATCTCGTGCAGCCATTTGTTATTTTGGAACTGCCAGGCTCTCTAGCGTGCTGGCGGTCTGTCTACTTCTACATTCATCTTGGGATCGCAGCCACATTCTTCATTTTTAAGGGTCCTTTTGCAAAGCCTGTTCTCAAGTTCATTAAATCCCACCACCCAGCTGTGGTTGCGGAggagaagcaaaagcagcagctcgagGAGGCCGGCCCACTTGGAGACATCGTAAAGGCTAAGAACCTCTATGAGCAGGAGGAGAGCTCGAGCAACATGCACCTGGGCATTCCAGACGCAGACTTTGATCGCTTCAATCTCGACGAAGCGAAGAAGGAGTTCAAGGAGTTTCTGGAGTCCTACGAGAAATGGAGATCAGAGAAAGGCCTAGAAATAGAAGagcaaaacttgcaaaaagctttcgagAACTTTAAAGAGGAGATGGGGCCAGGTAAAACCAGAAGAACTAGCTTCAGCAGTTATTCACCCAAGCCCATCCAGAAGAAAGACTGA